In one Gossypium hirsutum isolate 1008001.06 chromosome D09, Gossypium_hirsutum_v2.1, whole genome shotgun sequence genomic region, the following are encoded:
- the LOC121221080 gene encoding uncharacterized protein, whose amino-acid sequence MRETLEVVLTRMEELREDSKVFVLDTLRSTSDKLTVRDEALEALVTAMKEEIAELKGELTICKVALGNGMLTSGPKQRHVDVPKPEKFKGARSAREVDNFLWELEQYFRAMGIEDDATKVNTASIYFTDVALLWWRRRSTDERRGGTAIGTWEEFQGELKKQFYPQHAEKEARAKLRRLTQQGTVRDYVREFSELMLQISDLNEKEAFYMFEDGLRMWAK is encoded by the coding sequence ATGAGGGAGACACTCGAAGTGGTCCTAACCCGTATGGAGGAACTGAGGGAAGACAGCAAAGTATTCGTGCTTGACACTCTTAGATCCACTTCGGACAAGCTGACGGTAAGGGACGAAGCTCTTGAGGCCCTGGTGACTGCCATGAAAGAGGAGATTGCTgagcttaagggggagctcaCAATTTGTAAGGTCGCTCTGGGAAATGGGATGTTGACTTCAGGACCGAAGCAACGCCATGTAGATGTTCCAAAACCCGAGAAGTTCAAGGGGGCTAGGTCTGCGAGAGAAGTGGACAACTTCCTGTGGGAATTGGAGCAATATTTTCGAGCAATGGGCATTGAGGATGATGCcactaaggtaaacactgcttcgaTTTACTTTACTGATGTTGCTCTCTTATGGTGGCGACGTAGGTCCACGGATGAGAGACGTGGAGGAACGGCCattgggacttgggaggagttccaaggAGAGTTAAAGAAGCAGTTTTATCCGCAGCATGCTGAAAAGGAGGCTCGTGCTAAGTTGCGTCGGCTTACGCAACAAGGCACTGTTCGAGATTATGTGCGGGAGTTTAGTGAGCTGATGCTTCAGATCTCAGACTTGAATGAGAAGGAAGCATTTTATatgtttgaggatgggctaagaATGTGGGCTAAGTAA